A single genomic interval of Cupriavidus necator harbors:
- a CDS encoding DMT family transporter, with protein sequence MKPADLARLLALAAIWGASFLFIRIGVPALGPMPTAFARVLIGALTLAACLPLLKLRWDMQGKWPAVLALGVVNSGIPFVMYAIAALWLPAGYSAVFNAMTPLMGVLIGALAFSERLTRAKALGVLLGVAGVAVLTRTGPVAFSTDVLLGALACLAATACYGLSGFLARRWITRRGGLDSRLVAAGSMVGATVFLLPFCLAALWRHNTLPAAGAGVWAAMLGLGVLCTALAYILYYRLIAELGPVRSLSVTFLIPPFGIVWGALFLGEALSWAHAAGGVLIGVAVWLVLRPVTGVEHGASPAGGVAVKR encoded by the coding sequence ATGAAACCCGCCGATCTCGCCCGCTTGCTTGCCCTGGCCGCCATCTGGGGCGCCAGTTTCCTGTTTATCCGCATCGGCGTGCCGGCGCTGGGACCGATGCCGACCGCGTTCGCCCGGGTGCTGATCGGCGCGCTCACGCTGGCGGCATGCCTGCCGCTGCTGAAGCTGCGCTGGGATATGCAGGGCAAATGGCCGGCGGTGCTGGCGCTGGGTGTGGTCAATTCCGGTATCCCGTTTGTCATGTACGCCATCGCCGCGCTGTGGCTGCCGGCCGGTTATTCGGCCGTGTTCAATGCCATGACCCCGCTGATGGGCGTGCTGATCGGCGCGCTGGCGTTTTCCGAACGGCTCACGCGCGCCAAGGCCCTGGGCGTGCTGCTGGGCGTGGCGGGCGTCGCGGTGCTGACCCGCACCGGACCGGTGGCGTTCTCGACCGACGTGCTGCTGGGCGCGCTGGCCTGCCTGGCGGCCACCGCCTGCTACGGCCTCTCCGGCTTTCTCGCGCGGCGCTGGATCACGCGGCGCGGCGGGCTAGACAGCCGGCTGGTCGCCGCCGGCAGCATGGTCGGTGCCACCGTGTTCCTGCTGCCCTTCTGCCTCGCCGCGCTGTGGCGCCACAACACGCTGCCCGCTGCCGGCGCCGGCGTGTGGGCGGCCATGCTGGGGCTGGGCGTGCTGTGCACGGCGCTGGCCTACATCCTGTATTACCGACTGATTGCCGAGCTGGGCCCGGTGCGCTCGCTGAGCGTCACCTTCCTGATCCCGCCGTTCGGCATCGTCTGGGGCGCGCTGTTCCTGGGCGAGGCACTGTCGTGGGCGCACGCGGCGGGTGGCGTGCTGATCGGGGTGGCGGTATGGCTGGTGTTGCGGCCGGTGACGGGGGTGGAGCACGGCGCCAGTCCGGCAGGTGGTGTAGCGGTCAAACGTTGA
- a CDS encoding LysR substrate-binding domain-containing protein, whose amino-acid sequence MRNDIPNLGALQAFEASARLGSFTRAAAELALTHSAVGRQVAQLEQRLGVALFTRVRRRLELTDTGREYAARIRRHLDHLQRDTLEITTGRAMGYTLELAVVPTFATQWLIPRLPDFARRHPNVTVNLAARSQPFSFQECAYDAAIYFGDQFWPGTRGGVIFREGGMVPVCSPAFLAGHPVTDAASLARCRHLHLSTRANAWRDWYAAQGWAYDLAASRGPRYELFTMMTAAATAGLGIGLAPRLLIERELRTGQLVIPLAGMLDEQQGYYFAYPEGRPESEALAAFRNWILGLSRDAPATAAGN is encoded by the coding sequence ATGAGAAACGACATCCCCAACCTGGGCGCGCTGCAGGCCTTCGAGGCCTCGGCGCGGCTGGGCAGCTTTACCCGCGCCGCGGCAGAGCTGGCGCTGACGCACAGCGCGGTGGGGCGGCAGGTGGCGCAGCTGGAGCAGCGCCTGGGCGTGGCGCTGTTCACACGCGTGCGCCGGCGCCTGGAGCTGACCGATACCGGGCGCGAATACGCCGCGCGCATTCGCCGGCACCTGGACCACCTGCAGCGCGACACGCTGGAAATCACCACCGGCCGGGCCATGGGCTACACGCTGGAGCTGGCGGTGGTGCCCACCTTTGCCACCCAATGGCTGATCCCGCGCCTGCCGGACTTTGCGCGGCGCCATCCCAATGTGACGGTCAACCTGGCGGCGCGCTCGCAGCCGTTCTCGTTCCAGGAATGCGCCTATGACGCGGCGATTTATTTCGGCGACCAGTTCTGGCCCGGCACGCGCGGCGGCGTGATCTTCCGCGAAGGCGGCATGGTGCCGGTGTGCAGCCCCGCCTTCCTGGCCGGGCATCCCGTGACCGACGCCGCCAGCCTGGCGCGCTGCCGCCACCTGCACCTGAGCACGCGCGCCAACGCCTGGCGCGACTGGTACGCGGCACAGGGCTGGGCCTATGACCTGGCCGCCTCGCGCGGGCCGCGCTACGAGCTGTTCACGATGATGACGGCCGCCGCTACGGCCGGGCTTGGCATCGGCCTGGCGCCGCGCCTGCTGATCGAGCGCGAGCTGCGGACCGGCCAGCTGGTAATTCCGCTGGCGGGCATGCTGGACGAACAGCAGGGCTACTACTTCGCCTATCCGGAGGGCCGGCCCGAATCCGAAGCGCTGGCGGCCTTCCGCAACTGGATCCTGGGCCTGTCGCGCGATGCGCCGGCCACCGCTGCCGGCAACTGA
- a CDS encoding PRC-barrel domain-containing protein: protein MPNQPPTSEGAAIIGSGVGEGPGPEVMAASSLDGTKAYSSDGEHVGKISEIMLDVPHGRIAYAVLTTGGFLGIGDTLHAIPWNALVMDTDEKCFRIAVTADRLKSAPGFNKDSWPSMADPQWGKSLHEYYGRDPYWVPPPL from the coding sequence ATGCCGAACCAACCTCCCACCAGTGAAGGCGCGGCCATCATCGGTTCAGGCGTGGGCGAAGGCCCGGGCCCTGAAGTGATGGCGGCATCGAGCCTTGACGGCACCAAGGCCTATTCATCCGATGGCGAACACGTCGGCAAGATTTCCGAGATCATGCTGGATGTGCCGCACGGCCGCATCGCCTACGCGGTGCTGACCACCGGCGGCTTCCTCGGCATTGGCGACACGCTGCACGCCATCCCATGGAATGCACTGGTCATGGACACCGACGAGAAATGCTTCCGGATTGCGGTGACGGCAGACCGGCTCAAATCCGCACCGGGCTTCAACAAGGACAGCTGGCCGAGCATGGCCGATCCCCAGTGGGGCAAGTCGCTGCACGAGTACTACGGCCGCGATCCGTACTGGGTGCCCCCGCCGCTGTAA
- a CDS encoding PepSY-associated TM helix domain-containing protein — MRAGFRQSMAWLHTWSGLLVCWVLLLMFCGGSASYFKEEISLWMRPELHRTAPAAEVPATQVAQNAVRYLSRQAPDAARWFITLPDDRRQAATVRWVYKPGQAPRDADGKPRRFDSRLLDPATGAPLQAARETRGGEFLYRLHFDLHYMPARWARWIAGFCAMFMLVAIVSGVITHRRIFADFFTFRRGKGQRSWLDAHNALAVLALPFHLMITYTGLVTLLFMYMPWGIEAAYRGGERAFQAEAMLRPRPASAAGTPAALTSVADMVAQAERRWQGAAPRRITVNLPGDANATVALTRAEPTTLAHDASTLEFSGTSGAMLRAYAEDKSAAELTRSVMTGLHIAGFASPGLRALFFLCGLAGSAMVATGAILWAVRTRQQQAKALAAGARPGVGLRLVEALNIGAIAGLPIAFASYFWANRLLPVELAQRPEAEIRWFFIAWAACALLALLRPARGMWRAQLWVGAALFGGVPVLNALTTGSHLGVTLLQGRGPAAVAGFDLVTLTLGIALAAAAWMVGRGQPAPRRTSRQPQKVAEVAAVTQEPA, encoded by the coding sequence ATGCGGGCAGGTTTCAGGCAGTCGATGGCATGGCTCCATACCTGGAGCGGCCTGCTGGTGTGCTGGGTGTTGCTGCTGATGTTCTGCGGCGGCAGCGCCAGCTATTTCAAGGAAGAGATCTCGCTGTGGATGCGGCCCGAGCTGCATCGCACCGCGCCCGCCGCCGAGGTGCCGGCCACGCAGGTGGCGCAGAACGCGGTGCGCTACCTCAGCCGGCAGGCACCCGATGCCGCGCGCTGGTTCATCACGCTGCCCGACGATCGGCGCCAGGCCGCCACCGTGCGGTGGGTCTACAAGCCGGGCCAGGCGCCGCGCGATGCCGACGGCAAGCCGCGCCGGTTCGACAGCCGCTTGCTCGACCCGGCCACCGGCGCGCCGCTGCAGGCCGCGCGCGAGACCCGCGGCGGCGAGTTCCTGTACCGGCTGCATTTCGACCTGCACTACATGCCGGCCAGGTGGGCGCGCTGGATCGCCGGCTTCTGCGCCATGTTCATGCTGGTTGCCATCGTCAGCGGCGTCATCACGCACCGGCGCATCTTTGCCGACTTCTTCACGTTCCGGCGCGGCAAGGGCCAGCGATCCTGGCTCGATGCGCACAATGCGCTGGCGGTGCTGGCGCTGCCATTCCACCTGATGATCACCTACACGGGGCTGGTCACGCTGCTGTTCATGTATATGCCCTGGGGCATCGAGGCCGCCTATCGCGGCGGCGAGCGCGCTTTCCAGGCCGAGGCGATGCTGCGTCCGCGGCCAGCCAGCGCAGCGGGCACGCCCGCCGCGCTGACAAGCGTGGCAGACATGGTGGCGCAGGCGGAGCGCCGCTGGCAGGGGGCCGCGCCGCGGCGCATCACCGTGAACCTGCCGGGCGATGCCAATGCCACCGTGGCGCTGACCCGTGCCGAGCCGACCACGCTGGCACACGATGCGTCCACGCTTGAATTCTCCGGCACCAGCGGCGCCATGCTGCGCGCGTACGCGGAAGACAAGTCAGCGGCAGAGCTGACGCGCAGCGTCATGACCGGCCTGCATATCGCCGGCTTTGCTTCACCAGGCCTGCGCGCGCTGTTCTTCCTGTGCGGCCTTGCCGGATCCGCTATGGTGGCTACCGGGGCGATCCTGTGGGCGGTACGCACGCGCCAGCAGCAGGCCAAGGCGCTGGCTGCAGGTGCTCGGCCCGGCGTTGGCCTGCGCCTGGTCGAGGCGCTGAACATCGGCGCCATCGCCGGCCTGCCGATTGCCTTTGCCAGCTACTTCTGGGCCAACCGCCTGTTGCCGGTGGAACTGGCGCAGCGGCCTGAAGCGGAGATCCGCTGGTTCTTCATCGCCTGGGCCGCCTGCGCGCTGCTGGCGCTGCTGCGTCCCGCGCGTGGCATGTGGCGCGCGCAGTTGTGGGTGGGTGCGGCGCTGTTCGGGGGCGTCCCGGTGCTCAACGCCCTGACCACCGGATCGCACCTGGGCGTGACCTTGCTGCAGGGGCGCGGGCCGGCGGCGGTGGCTGGCTTCGACCTGGTGACGCTGACGCTCGGTATCGCGCTGGCAGCCGCGGCCTGGATGGTCGGACGCGGGCAGCCGGCACCGCGGCGCACGTCACGCCAGCCGCAGAAGGTGGCCGAAGTGGCTGCCGTCACACAGGAGCCCGCATGA
- the fur gene encoding ferric iron uptake transcriptional regulator, which produces MPMPSAMSFESTNPIHLKRAGLKATSPRMRILEVFRTSARRHLSAEDVYRILLTQDEDAGLSTVYRVLNQLVQADILLRHSFESDHAVFELNEGGHHDHLICVACGRVEEFRDESIEQRQRQVAADNAFVLREHMLVLYGVCPQCRAGATEAEPTPELPARA; this is translated from the coding sequence ATGCCAATGCCTTCCGCCATGTCATTCGAGAGCACAAACCCGATCCATCTCAAGCGCGCCGGCCTGAAGGCCACCTCGCCGCGCATGCGGATCCTTGAAGTGTTCCGCACCAGCGCCCGGCGCCACCTGAGCGCCGAAGATGTCTACCGCATCCTGCTGACGCAGGACGAGGACGCGGGACTGTCCACGGTGTATCGCGTGCTCAACCAGCTGGTGCAGGCCGACATCCTGCTGCGACACAGCTTCGAGTCCGACCACGCCGTGTTCGAACTCAACGAAGGCGGCCACCATGACCACCTGATCTGCGTCGCCTGCGGCCGCGTGGAGGAATTCCGCGATGAAAGCATCGAGCAGCGCCAGCGCCAGGTAGCCGCCGACAACGCCTTTGTTTTGCGCGAGCACATGCTGGTGCTGTACGGCGTCTGCCCGCAATGCCGTGCCGGCGCCACCGAGGCCGAGCCCACGCCGGAGCTGCCCGCCCGGGCGTAA
- a CDS encoding helix-turn-helix domain-containing protein yields the protein MNAPTNIQTIIGPDGKPAFVVIPYGDYLSQYARASDLVPHAVVRRVLADDVPPLRAWREHLGLTQADVAVRLGISQPAYAQQENSTRLRKTSRERIAAALGITAAQLDI from the coding sequence ATGAACGCACCTACTAACATCCAGACGATCATCGGGCCGGATGGCAAGCCGGCGTTTGTCGTGATTCCCTATGGGGACTACCTCTCGCAATATGCGCGCGCCAGTGATCTGGTTCCGCATGCGGTCGTGCGTCGCGTGCTAGCCGATGACGTGCCGCCTCTGCGCGCCTGGCGCGAGCATCTTGGCCTGACCCAGGCAGACGTCGCAGTGCGCCTCGGCATTTCACAGCCAGCCTATGCGCAGCAGGAGAACAGCACCCGCCTGCGCAAGACCTCGCGTGAGCGCATTGCCGCCGCACTCGGCATCACTGCAGCGCAACTCGATATCTGA
- a CDS encoding putative 2-aminoethylphosphonate ABC transporter substrate-binding protein, whose protein sequence is MSRITNLVAALAAAAALPMLAGNASAATVLTVYTALEADQIAAYKSAFEKVHPDIEIKWVRDSTGIVTAKLLAERAAPRADAVWGLAGSSLAILDKEGMLDPYAPKNLAAIDAKYRSPANPPAWVGMDVWGAAICFNTVEAQKQGLPKPASWADLTKPIYAGKVVMPHPASSGTGFLDVSAWLQMMGEQKGWQYMDALHKNIGLYTHSGSKPCKMAAQGEFPIGIAFEYRAMKSKKEGAPIDIVLPSEGLGWDIEATAIVKGTRNLDAARKLADFSASREAMALYEKNFAVLAVPGIARPDALLPADYEKRLIKNDFRWASDNRDRILAEWSKRYEGKAEKK, encoded by the coding sequence ATGTCCCGCATCACCAACCTTGTCGCGGCGCTTGCCGCCGCGGCCGCCCTGCCGATGCTGGCCGGCAACGCCAGCGCCGCCACCGTGCTGACGGTCTATACCGCGCTCGAAGCCGACCAGATCGCCGCCTACAAGTCCGCGTTCGAGAAGGTGCATCCCGATATCGAAATCAAGTGGGTGCGCGATTCCACCGGCATCGTCACCGCCAAGCTGCTGGCGGAAAGGGCCGCGCCGCGCGCCGATGCGGTGTGGGGCCTGGCCGGCTCCAGCCTGGCGATCCTGGACAAGGAAGGCATGCTCGACCCGTATGCGCCGAAGAACCTGGCCGCGATCGATGCCAAGTACCGCAGCCCGGCCAATCCGCCGGCATGGGTCGGCATGGACGTGTGGGGCGCGGCGATCTGCTTCAACACCGTAGAGGCGCAGAAGCAGGGCCTGCCCAAGCCGGCCTCGTGGGCCGACCTGACCAAGCCGATCTACGCGGGCAAGGTGGTGATGCCGCACCCGGCCTCGTCGGGCACGGGCTTCCTCGATGTCAGCGCCTGGCTGCAGATGATGGGCGAGCAGAAGGGCTGGCAGTACATGGATGCCCTGCACAAGAACATCGGCCTGTACACGCACTCGGGCTCCAAGCCGTGCAAGATGGCCGCGCAGGGCGAGTTCCCGATCGGCATTGCGTTCGAGTACCGTGCCATGAAGTCGAAGAAGGAAGGCGCGCCGATCGATATCGTGCTGCCGAGCGAAGGCCTGGGCTGGGACATCGAGGCCACCGCCATCGTCAAGGGCACCAGGAACCTGGACGCCGCGCGCAAGCTGGCTGACTTCTCGGCCTCGCGTGAAGCGATGGCGCTGTATGAGAAGAACTTTGCCGTGCTGGCCGTGCCCGGCATTGCCAGGCCCGACGCGCTGCTGCCCGCCGACTACGAGAAGCGCCTGATCAAGAACGACTTCCGCTGGGCGAGCGACAACCGCGACCGCATCCTGGCTGAATGGAGCAAGCGCTACGAAGGGAAGGCGGAGAAGAAGTAA
- a CDS encoding DUF3325 domain-containing protein, which produces MSMNMLAAFALSLSGFAALALSLDRHHADIHGRGSMPSRRAVAGLRAAGAGALALTWSLHVAADGGPLGTVSWLGTLTASAFAVALGLSYAPRAVQRLLPGVAGIGLAALAARWLLATWM; this is translated from the coding sequence ATGAGCATGAATATGCTGGCTGCCTTCGCACTGTCGCTGTCAGGATTCGCCGCACTGGCGCTGTCGCTTGACCGCCACCATGCCGATATCCATGGCCGCGGCAGCATGCCGTCGCGGCGCGCGGTGGCTGGGCTGCGCGCGGCGGGTGCCGGCGCGCTCGCGCTAACCTGGTCGCTCCACGTTGCTGCCGACGGCGGGCCGCTGGGAACGGTGTCGTGGCTTGGCACGCTGACCGCCAGCGCGTTTGCCGTGGCGCTGGGCCTGTCCTATGCGCCACGCGCGGTGCAGCGCCTGCTGCCGGGCGTGGCGGGTATCGGCCTGGCCGCGCTGGCCGCGCGCTGGCTGCTTGCAACCTGGATGTAG
- a CDS encoding porin, with amino-acid sequence MNQTASHRLLAAGLLPFVALAALAGTNAHAEPGVTLYGIASSAVRYTSNLDGHHNGQAALVSGGMVGSRFGLKGDEDLGGGNHVIFRLEAGIGSDDGRSSYNMLFGRQAYAGLSGDWGSLTFGRQYNALNNIGWAFNPLDQGWGNFWSDPLYIGGDIFFQDYRINNSMVYKKTAGPFTLQLDYGTGEQPGSLARGITLGGGLMFQQGALALGAAYDQRKSADGGNTVRNYSVGGSYAFGKATAYLGHMGRRESAGDARFNIAFAGLGYQLTPALHVSGAYYRYWQGGNVTTQFQDVPALLGSGNADSIAVVADYALSKRTSVYLEADAVHARGGAVGRETEYWAGAPAAGVDRTTRVGVMLGMRHHF; translated from the coding sequence ATGAACCAGACAGCCAGCCACCGGCTGCTGGCGGCCGGGCTTTTGCCTTTCGTCGCCCTTGCCGCCCTCGCCGGCACCAACGCCCACGCCGAGCCAGGCGTGACCCTGTACGGCATCGCCAGCTCCGCCGTGCGCTACACCTCCAACCTGGATGGCCACCACAACGGCCAGGCCGCACTGGTCTCCGGCGGCATGGTCGGCAGCCGCTTCGGCCTGAAGGGCGATGAAGACCTGGGCGGCGGCAACCACGTCATCTTCCGGCTCGAGGCCGGCATCGGCAGCGACGACGGCCGCTCCAGCTACAACATGCTGTTCGGGCGCCAGGCCTATGCGGGACTTTCCGGCGACTGGGGCAGCCTGACCTTCGGGCGCCAGTACAACGCGCTGAACAATATTGGCTGGGCCTTCAATCCGCTGGACCAGGGCTGGGGCAATTTCTGGTCCGACCCGCTGTATATCGGCGGCGACATCTTCTTCCAGGACTACCGCATCAACAACAGCATGGTCTACAAGAAGACCGCAGGACCGTTCACGCTGCAGTTGGACTATGGCACCGGCGAGCAGCCCGGCAGCCTGGCGCGCGGCATCACGCTGGGGGGTGGGCTGATGTTCCAGCAGGGCGCACTGGCGCTGGGCGCGGCCTATGACCAGCGCAAGAGCGCCGACGGCGGCAACACCGTGCGCAACTACTCGGTGGGCGGCTCCTACGCTTTCGGCAAGGCCACGGCCTACCTCGGGCACATGGGCCGGCGCGAATCGGCGGGCGACGCTCGCTTCAATATTGCCTTTGCCGGCCTCGGCTACCAGCTCACGCCGGCGCTGCACGTCTCGGGCGCCTACTACCGCTACTGGCAGGGCGGCAACGTGACCACGCAGTTCCAGGACGTGCCGGCGCTGCTGGGCAGCGGCAACGCCGACAGCATCGCCGTGGTGGCCGACTATGCGTTGTCCAAGCGCACCAGCGTATACCTGGAAGCCGATGCCGTGCACGCGCGCGGCGGCGCGGTCGGACGCGAGACCGAATACTGGGCCGGCGCGCCCGCCGCGGGCGTGGACAGGACCACGCGCGTGGGCGTCATGCTCGGCATGCGGCATCACTTCTGA
- a CDS encoding DUF1338 domain-containing protein codes for MTSNLSTLLTANVGAARAAQLLALVTLPADLPQAPQGRASRAEIAQALNMVLFGGILERVPSGRAYTDDVASAGGKVTFDHGALRTVKWRDNGALPEGEAAFTRILRPLGYVLNGTYPLDRIGMTGRSYAHADAPEGIAQFFLSEFHPERFSDAFRAAVSRVTGTSADPLTPRAQTLLWQLERDGALDLADGAELVGLLVPCFERQHATPSLADYETLLSESAEMAWVATEGNAFNHATDRVDDVFALAEQQKQLGRPMKDKVEVSRSGRVKQTAFRADTVRRAFVGAHGETVERDVPGSFYEFITRDRFADEAAAPQRYDLGFDAGNAQGIFKMTAAAC; via the coding sequence ATGACCTCCAATCTCTCCACGCTTCTCACCGCCAACGTCGGCGCCGCCCGCGCCGCGCAACTGCTCGCGCTGGTCACCTTGCCCGCGGATTTGCCGCAGGCCCCGCAGGGCCGTGCCAGCCGCGCGGAAATCGCCCAGGCCCTGAACATGGTGCTGTTCGGCGGCATCCTCGAGCGCGTGCCGAGCGGCCGCGCCTACACCGACGACGTTGCCTCCGCCGGCGGCAAGGTCACTTTCGACCACGGCGCGCTGCGCACGGTCAAGTGGCGCGACAACGGCGCGCTGCCCGAAGGCGAGGCCGCCTTCACCCGCATCCTGCGCCCGCTCGGCTACGTGCTCAACGGCACCTATCCGCTGGACCGCATCGGCATGACCGGTCGCTCATACGCGCATGCCGACGCGCCCGAGGGCATCGCCCAGTTCTTCCTCAGCGAATTCCATCCGGAACGCTTCAGCGACGCCTTCCGCGCCGCCGTCAGCCGCGTCACCGGCACCTCCGCCGACCCGCTCACGCCGCGCGCGCAGACCCTGCTGTGGCAACTGGAGCGCGACGGCGCGCTGGACCTGGCCGACGGCGCCGAGCTGGTCGGCCTGCTGGTGCCATGCTTCGAGCGCCAGCACGCCACCCCGAGCCTGGCCGACTATGAAACGCTGCTCAGTGAATCGGCCGAGATGGCCTGGGTCGCCACCGAAGGCAACGCCTTCAACCACGCCACCGACCGCGTCGACGACGTGTTCGCGCTCGCCGAGCAGCAGAAGCAGCTGGGCCGGCCGATGAAGGACAAGGTCGAAGTCTCGCGCAGCGGCCGCGTCAAGCAGACCGCGTTCCGCGCGGATACGGTGCGCCGCGCCTTCGTCGGCGCGCACGGCGAGACGGTGGAGCGGGACGTGCCGGGATCGTTCTACGAGTTCATCACGCGCGATCGCTTTGCCGATGAAGCGGCAGCGCCGCAGCGTTATGACCTGGGGTTTGATGCCGGGAATGCGCAGGGGATCTTCAAGATGACGGCGGCGGCCTGCTGA
- a CDS encoding DUF3649 domain-containing protein has product MSQAHASGWRYRAGVASRAVAAIAGGYALAALATAALSVWLPMARPDAVTTATLLSFAVYAAAVVWVFAVRSAWRAWAGLALPAALLLALLAVGRGG; this is encoded by the coding sequence ATGAGCCAGGCCCACGCTTCCGGCTGGCGCTATCGCGCCGGGGTGGCCTCGCGCGCGGTCGCGGCCATTGCTGGCGGCTACGCGCTGGCGGCGCTGGCCACCGCGGCCCTGTCCGTGTGGCTGCCGATGGCGCGGCCCGATGCCGTGACGACGGCCACGCTGCTGTCCTTCGCGGTCTATGCCGCGGCGGTGGTCTGGGTCTTCGCGGTGCGCAGCGCGTGGCGAGCCTGGGCCGGGCTGGCGCTGCCGGCCGCGCTGCTGTTGGCGTTGCTGGCCGTGGGACGGGGCGGCTGA
- a CDS encoding PadR family transcriptional regulator: MKRQFLGLLARVYVLQFALEVPATVAMLADMLLEYGFQVDIGSVRPLLRALQMEGYLESVLRDGIGRVYLLTERGREELQASRQRIDDLYRRLHAGQPATDEVPQQA; the protein is encoded by the coding sequence ATGAAACGACAGTTCCTGGGCCTGCTGGCCCGCGTCTACGTCCTGCAATTCGCGCTTGAAGTCCCGGCTACGGTGGCCATGCTTGCCGACATGTTGCTGGAATACGGCTTCCAGGTCGATATCGGCTCAGTGCGCCCGTTGCTGCGTGCCCTGCAAATGGAAGGCTATCTGGAAAGCGTGCTGCGCGACGGCATCGGCCGGGTCTACCTGCTGACCGAGCGCGGCCGCGAAGAGCTCCAGGCCAGCCGCCAGCGCATCGACGATCTCTACCGCCGCCTGCACGCCGGCCAGCCGGCCACCGACGAAGTGCCGCAACAGGCCTGA